CTCTGTCTCCGCGTCCTCCGCGTCTCCGCGGTTCGCATTTCTGATCATCGCCGATGTGTAAGCGCCGGCATGCCCATATCAGCGCGGATTTGGTTCGCGGCCGACCAAAGTTGCGGTTCCTCTTCCAACAGCTTCACCACACTGGTCGTGGAGACGCCAAGGTTGACCGCGACCGCGGTGGGGTTGCCGCCGGTGGCTTTCAGCAGGTCCAGCACCAGGCCGGCGACGGCGGCGTACAGCGGGTGGCGGTAGGAGATCTCGATGCGCGTCTGCCGTCGCACCTGAAGGAAATAGTCCGGCGGCTCGAAGGTCAGCAAATCGATCGCTTCGCGCAGCTCGATCGCCAGCTTCAACCGCAGCCGCCGAACTGCCCGCATCTTGTTCTCCAGCTGCGAGCGTGATTCGGTGGCCGTGCTGGCGATGCCGGTGGGCAAGTGCGTGAGGCGGATCGCGTTGCTCGTCTTATTCCGCTTCTGCCCGCCCGGCCCACTGCCGCGCGCGATGTCGAACCGACAGTCTTTCAACAGGACGTCGTCGGAGAGCAGACGGGTTGAGGCGGTCGATTCCACGGCAGATTGTAGCCCGCGATCGGTCGAGGAGAGTTGAACCGCCATGGACGCCAAGAGGAATTGTTGTCGTTCGTCATCCTGAGGTACTCCGAAGGATCTCCCCCTGTATTCGCTTCGTGAAGGAAGAGATCCTTCGGAGTACCTCAGGATGACGGCTTACTGCGTAGCGCTGGCTCTACTTTCTTCCTTGGGGTGCTTGGCGTCCTCGGCGGTTCAACCTCCTACTTCCGCAGTTTCGCCAGCGCCCGCATCACTGAAGCATCCGTCAGCTCCGCGGTAACCTCCGCGATTGGCACCCAGCGATACGCCGTCGCGTCCGACCCTGCGACGGCCGACAGATCGGTGGCGCGGAACAGGTAACGCACATCGAAATGCTCGTGCAGCGGCTCGGTCTTGCGTGCGGGAATAGGGTGGATATCCACATCGAAAACGCCTGATTTCTCGGCCGTTAATGAAGTTATCCCCACTTCCTCCA
This genomic window from Tepidisphaeraceae bacterium contains:
- a CDS encoding peptide chain release factor-like protein; translated protein: MAVQLSSTDRGLQSAVESTASTRLLSDDVLLKDCRFDIARGSGPGGQKRNKTSNAIRLTHLPTGIASTATESRSQLENKMRAVRRLRLKLAIELREAIDLLTFEPPDYFLQVRRQTRIEISYRHPLYAAVAGLVLDLLKATGGNPTAVAVNLGVSTTSVVKLLEEEPQLWSAANQIRADMGMPALTHRR